Proteins encoded by one window of Lathyrus oleraceus cultivar Zhongwan6 chromosome 1, CAAS_Psat_ZW6_1.0, whole genome shotgun sequence:
- the LOC127127511 gene encoding uncharacterized protein LOC127127511 isoform X11: protein MDFFAMKRKKLQSLCKKHGIPANLKNSDMAEKLSLIYKEEKNENPGSRRLRSDVNKSNVEIIVLDSDSDSEVQMEASDTVAEKDSNEKTNVSTEHLLDEEPDQSLTTSPRSEVKSSNHNIHHMVDSAAAMCLDASTAMKHTDEVKSNDLNDIVSHPLRSDEDKSNLEITELDSEKDIDVQMEASDTVAEKDCNERTNVSAEHLLDEEPNQFITTSPLSEVKSSDLNNLESHLLRSDEDKSNLGSTDSGTDVQMEVSDTVAEKDCNERTNVSAEHLLDEEPSQFTTTSPISEVKSSDLNSFGSYSGFGNYMMLGDQTSSERTDVHEDTDLHQGSVEQFNKSDVYHCVISQSAKTCLDVNVENILDEVHSSSFEDSDETPVQFLDAEKMVVTGTATRNAYTSGAKFESSQKMSITPASKEIVGSSAKLLNNSVSPRDVVFCNLEESVQIGADKEQVDPSQEKMVEFSPKLFNNPGTPANGGIGLCGLEENLEIGVNKENIDPNEDVIYAEPSAMVMSDNQDVIQAVSEELGNKLMEENLEIGVNKENIDSNEDVIYAEPSAMVMSDNEDVIQAVSEEFRNSLMEDEVANMEDKFDLLGDVHESVNPGGTNSAHGSNIKTALNTYVTGGDILDEVHSSSFEDSDATPVQFPKTDPLRDAETSDLNLHKMFKTATAIKNADTSGVKFESSTKRSLSLTPEKMIGSSTKLLNNSGTPTNFGFCDVEENMQIGISKENIDPNEEVMHEEPSALVMSDNEGLIQAVSEELGNDLTEDEVANVDDKFDLFEDVPGSVNPGSKKNADLNTYVTDGDILDEVHSSSFEDSDVTPVQFLTTDQLREAETSDLDVHKMFETATATKNADASGVKFESSTKMSLNLTPEKVIGSSTKLLNNSGTPTNFGFCDADENLQIGANKEQVDPSQEKTMEFSPKLFNNPETPTNGGTGLWFLEENLEIGVNKENIDPNEDVMHEEPSALVMSDNEDLIHAVSEELGNDLMEDEVANVDDKFDLLEDVPGSVNPVSKKNADLNTYVTGGDILDEVHSSSFEDSDATPVQFLKTDPLREAETSVLNLHKMFETAIATKNADTGGVKFESSTKMSLSLTPEKMIGSSTKLLKNSGAPTHFGFCDVDENLQIGRNKVNIDPSDEILHAEPSLVVTSDNEEVDLSIHQMAALEACEEEMLKSSEKTCMVADPEECIGFSLNDLQASTTKGSEVETYFESTALGDVMETCNMEGCMETNMIEGENSQEENQGYSGSWKKKGSDVDDNSGANSDEEVRADELVPAVPQSSEMESCDFGLQQLFAQGEITMIEAENNQEDCVSAQREVVKFFDNSDVHDDIGRDGAKDVNQASSASWKRIRSDMDDASGASSTEQVKAGEITMIEAENNQEGCVSAQREVVKFFDNSDVHDDIGRDGAKDVNQASSASWKRIRSDMDDASGASSIEQVKAGEITMIEVENNQEDCVSAQREVVKFFDNSDVHDDIGRDGAKDVNQASSASRKRIRSDMDNASGASSIEQVKAGEITMIEAENNQEDCVSAQREVVKFFDNSDVHDDIGRDGAKDVNQASSASRKRIRSDMDDASGASSIEQVKAGELVPAVPQSSMDSCNFSLQQIFAQDTASGDQDVCPKKLDSPSKATPIASGEKNIIFTPMFNESSMMHKEMEIAMIEEENNAQWEVCKFLDTSDVHVGIGLDGAKDENQAYWASRKRKMSDVDDTSGGNSNEEVKADEFVPAVPHSSEMESCDFGFPQLFAQDTASGDEDAYQKKLDSSSKGTPTASGEKSIVFTPKLQESSMMRKKMRIEMNLSQKPATRDSVGTCDMKENIKTDKKEVDSSTVSRNKFAKRLPLQDLHQN, encoded by the exons ATGGATTTCTTTGCAATGAAGAGGAAGAAGCTTCAGAGCCTTTGCAAGAAGCACGGTATTCCGGCTAATCTTAAGAATAGCGATATGGCGGAGAAACTTTCTTTGATTTACAAG GAAGAAAAGAATGAGAATCCCGGGTCACGCCGGTTACGATCTGATGTGAACAAATCAAATGTGGAAATTATAGTATTGGACTCTGACAGTGATTCTGAAGTTCAAATGGAAGCTTCAG ATACTGTTGCTGAGAAGGATTCTAATGAGAAGACCAATGTGAGCACTGAACATTTACTCGATGAGGAACCAGATCAATCTCTAACCACTTCTCCTCGAAGTGAAGTCAAATCTTCTAATCATAATATTCATCACATGGTTGATTCAG CTGCTGCAATGTGCCTTGATGCATCAACAGCTATGAAGCATACCGATGAGGTCAAGTCCAATGATCTTAATGATATCGTGTCGCACCCGTTACGATCCGATGAAGACAAATCGAATTTGGAAATTACAGAATTGGACTCTGAAAAGGATATTGATGTTCAAATGGAAGCTTCAG ATACTGTTGCTGAGAAGGATTGTAATGAGAGAACCAATGTGAGTGCTGAACATTTACTTGATGAGGAACCAAATCAATTTATAACAACTTCTCCACTAAGTGAGGTCAAGTCCAGTGATCTTAATAATCTCGAGTCGCACCTGTTACGATCCGATGAAGACAAATCAAATTTGGGAAGTACTGACAGTGGTACTGATGTTCAAATGGAAGTTTCAG ATACTGTTGCTGAGAAGGATTGTAATGAGAGAACCAATGTGAGTGCTGAACATTTACTTGATGAGGAACCAAGTCAATTTACAACAACTTCTCCAATAAGTGAGGTCAAGTCCAGTGATCTTAATAGTTTTGGGTCCTATTCTGGATTTGGCAACTACATGATGTTGGGAGATCAGACCTCGAGTGAACGTACTGATGTTCATGAAGATACTGATCTCCATCAAGGATCAGTTGAACAATTTAACAAATCAGATGTTTATCATTGTGTAATATCCCAATCTGCTAAAACCTGCCTTGATGTGAATGTTGAGAATATTCTAGATGAGGTTCATTCGTCTAGTTTTGAAGATTCAGATGAGACTCCTGTTCAGTTTCTTGATGCTGAGAAAATGGTTGTCACAG GCACTGCTACTAGAAATGCATATACAAGCGGAGCAAAGTTTGAATCGTCACAAAAGATGAGTATAACTCCAGCTTCAAAGGAAATAGTTGGTTCATCTGCCAAGCTGCTAAATAATTCAGTGTCACCAAGAGATGTTGTATTTTGTAATTTGGAAGAAAGCGTGCAAATTGGTGCTGATAAGGAGCAAGTTGATCCTAGCCAAGAGAAAATGGTAGAGTTTTCTCCCAAGCTGTTTAATAATCCAGGGACACCAGCAAATGGTGGCATTGGACTCTGTGGTTTGGAGGAAAACTTGGAAATTGGTGTCAATAAGGAAAACATTGATCCCAATGAAGATGTTATTTATGCAGAACCCAGTGCGATGGTCATGAGCGACAATCAGGATGTTATTCAGGCTGTTTCAGAAGAACTTGGTAATAAGTTGATGGAGGAAAACTTGGAGATTGGTGTCAATAAGGAGAACATTGACTCCAATGAAGATGTTATTTATGCAGAACCTAGTGCGATGGTCATGAGCGACAATGAGGATGTTATACAGGCTGTTTCAGAAGAATTCCGTAACAGTTTGATGGAAGATGAAGTTGCGAACATGGAAGATAAATTTGATCTTCTTGGAGATGTTCATGAATCTGTTAACCCAGGTGGCACAAATAGCGCTCATGGATCAAACATAAAAACTGCTTTGAACACCTATGTGACTGGTGGAGATATTCTAGATGAGGTTCATTCATCTAGTTTTGAAGATTCAGATGCGACACCAGTTCAGTTTCCGAAAACTGATCCGTTAAGGGATGCGGAGACTAGTGATCTCAATCTTCACAAAATGTTTAAAACAG CTACTGCTATTAAAAATGCAGATACAAGTGGAGTGAAGTTTGAATCTTCAACAAAGAGGAGTTTAAGTCTTACTCCAGAGAAAATGATTGGTTCATCTACCAAGCTGCTTAATAATTCAGGGACACCAACAAATTTTGGATTTTGTGATGTGGAGGAAAACATGCAGATTGGTATCAGTAAAGAGAACATTGATCCCAATGAAGAAGTTATGCATGAAGAACCTAGTGCGTTGGTCATGAGCGACAATGAGGGTCTTATACAGGCTGTTTCAGAAGAACTTGGTAATGATTTGACGGAGGATGAAGTTGCGAACGTGGATGATAAATTTGATCTTTTTGAAGATGTTCCTGGATCTGTTAACCCAGGATCAAAGAAAAATGCTGATTTGAACACCTATGTGACTGATGGAGATATTTTAGATGAGGTTCATTCATCTAGTTTTGAAGATTCAGATGTGACACCAGTTCAGTTTCTGACAACTGATCAATTAAGGGAAGCCGAGACTAGTGATCTCGATGTTCACAAAATGTTTGAAACAG CTACTGCTACTAAGAATGCAGATGCAAGTGGAGTGAAGTTTGAATCTTCAACAAAAATGAGTTTAAATCTTACTCCAGAGAAAGTGATTGGTTCATCTACCAAGCTGCTTAATAATTCAGGGACACCAACGAATTTTGGATTTTGTGATGCGGATGAAAACTTGCAGATTGGTGCCAATAAGGAGCAAGTTGATCCTAGCCAAGAGAAAACGATGGAGTTTTCTCCGAAGCTGTTTAATAATCCTGAGACACCAACAAATGGTGGAACTGGACTCTGGTTTTTGGAGGAAAACTTGGAGATTGGTGTCAATAAGGAGAACATTGATCCCAATGAAGATGTTATGCATGAAGAACCTAGTGCGTTGGTCATGAGCGACAATGAGGATCTTATACATGCTGTTTCAGAAGAACTTGGTAACGATTTGATGGAGGATGAAGTTGCTAATGTGGATGATAAATTTGATCTTCTTGAAGATGTTCCTGGATCTGTTAACCCAGTATCAAAGAAAAATGCTGATTTGAACACCTACGTGACTGGTGGAGATATTCTAGATGAGGTTCATTCATCTAGTTTTGAAGATTCAGATGCGACACCAGTTCAGTTTCTGAAAACTGATCCGTTAAGGGAAGCGGAAACTAGTGTTCTCAATCTTCACAAAATGTTTGAAACAG CTATTGCTACTAAAAATGCAGATACAGGTGGAGTGAAGTTTGAATCTTCAACAAAAATGAGTTTAAGTCTTACTCCAGAGAAAATGATTGGTTCATCTACCAAGCTGCTTAAAAATTCAGGGGCACCAACACATTTTGGATTTTGTGACGTGGATGAAAACTTGCAGATTGGTCGCAATAAAGTGAACATTGATCCTAGTGATGAAATTCTACATGCAGAACCTAGTCTAGTGGTCACCAGTGATAACGAAGAGGTTGATCTTAGTATTCATCAAATGGCTGCTCTAG AAGCTTGTGAAGAAGAGATGCTTAAATCATCAGAAAAGACTTGTATGGTTGCTGATCCTGAGGAATGCATTGGATTTTCCCTTAATGACCTTCAAGCTTCAACTACTAAGGGCTCTGAGGTTGAAACATATTTTGAATCAACTGCACTTGGTGATGTTATGGAAACTTGTAACATGGAAGGATGCATGGAAACTAACATGATAGAGGGAGAAAACAGTCAGGAAGAAAATCAAGGTTATTCGGGGAGCTGGAAAAAGAAAGGGAGTGATGTGGATGATAATAGTGGTGCAAATTCAGATGAGGAAGTGAGAGCAGATGAGCTTGTTCCAGCGGTGCCGCAATCTAGTGAAATGGAGTCATGCGATTTTGGCCTTCAACAACTTTTTGCTCAAG GCGAGATCACCATGATTGAGGCAGAAAACAATCAGGAGGATTGCGTTTCAGCTCAGCGAGAAGTTGTCAAGTTTTTTGACAACTCCGATGTTCATGATGATATTGGCCGAGATGGAGCCAAAGATGTAAATCAAGCTTCTTCGGCAAGCTGGAAAAGGATAAGAAGTGACATGGATGATGCTAGTGGTGCAAGTTCAACTGAGCAAGTGAAAGCAG GCGAGATCACCATGATTGAGGCAGAAAACAATCAGGAGGGTTGCGTTTCAGCTCAGCGAGAAGTTGTCAAGTTTTTTGACAACTCCGATGTTCATGATGATATTGGCCGAGATGGAGCCAAAGATGTAAATCAAGCTTCTTCGGCAAGCTGGAAAAGGATAAGAAGTGACATGGATGATGCTAGTGGTGCAAGTTCAATTGAGCAAGTGAAAGCAG GCGAGATCACCATGATTGAGGTAGAAAACAATCAGGAGGATTGCGTTTCAGCTCAGCGAGAAGTTGTCAAGTTTTTTGACAACTCCGATGTTCATGATGATATTGGCCGAGATGGAGCCAAAGATGTAAATCAAGCTTCTTCGGCAAGCCGGAAAAGGATAAGAAGTGACATGGATAATGCTAGTGGTGCAAGTTCAATTGAGCAAGTGAAAGCAG GCGAGATCACCATGATTGAGGCAGAAAACAATCAGGAGGATTGCGTTTCAGCTCAGCGAGAAGTTGTCAAGTTTTTTGACAACTCCGATGTTCATGATGATATTGGCCGAGATGGAGCCAAAGATGTAAATCAAGCTTCTTCGGCAAGCCGGAAAAGGATAAGAAGTGACATGGATGATGCTAGTGGTGCAAGTTCAATTGAGCAAGTGAAAGCAGGTGAGCTTGTTCCAGCTGTGCCTCAATCTTCAATGGATTCATGCAATTTCAGCCTTCAACAAATTTTTGCTCAAG ACACTGCATCTGGAGATCAAGATGTTTGTCCAAAGAAGTTGGACTCACCATCAAAGGCTACACCAATTGCAAGTGGAGAGAAAAACATCATTTTTACTCCTATGTTCAATGAATCATctatgatgcataaagagatgGAGATTGCCATGATTGAAGAAGAAAATAATGCTCAGTGGGAAGTTTGCAAGTTTTTAGACACCTCTGATGTTCATGTTGGTATTGGTCTAGATGGAGCCAAAGATGAAAATCAAGCTTATTGGGCAAGCCGGAAAAGAAAAATGAGTGATGTGGATGATACTAGTGGTGGAAATTCAAATGAGGAAGTGAAGGCAGATGAGTTTGTTCCAGCTGTGCCGCATTCTAGTGAAATGGAGTCGTGTGATTTCGGCTTTCCACAACTTTTTGCTCAAG ATACTGCTTCTGGTGATGAAGATGCGTATCAAAAGAAATTGGACTCATCATCAAAGGGTACACCAACTGCAAGTGGAGAGAAAAGCATCGTTTTTACTCCCAAGCTCCAAGAATCATCAATGATGCGTAAAAAGATGAGGATTGAAATGAATTTGTCTCAAAAACCCGCAACAAGAGATAGTGTTGGTACTTGTGATATGAAAGAGAACATTAAAACTGACAAGAAAGAAGTCGATAGCTCGACGGTGTCAAGGAATAAGTTTGCCAAGAGGCTACCTCTTCAAGATCTTCATCAGAATTGA
- the LOC127127511 gene encoding uncharacterized protein LOC127127511 isoform X8: MDFFAMKRKKLQSLCKKHGIPANLKNSDMAEKLSLIYKEEKNENPGSRRLRSDVNKSNVEIIVLDSDSDSEVQMEASDTVAEKDSNEKTNVSTEHLLDEEPDQSLTTSPRSEVKSSNHNIHHMVDSEEIKQVCKLDDNIYVMDEAAAMCLDASTAMKHTDEVKSNDLNDIVSHPLRSDEDKSNLEITELDSEKDIDVQMEASDTVAEKDCNERTNVSAEHLLDEEPNQFITTSPLSEVKSSDLNNLESHLLRSDEDKSNLGSTDSGTDVQMEVSDTVAEKDCNERTNVSAEHLLDEEPSQFTTTSPISEVKSSDLNSFGSYSGFGNYMMLGDQTSSERTDVHEDTDLHQGSVEQFNKSDVYHCVISQSAKTCLDVNVENILDEVHSSSFEDSDETPVQFLDAEKMVVTGTATRNAYTSGAKFESSQKMSITPASKEIVGSSAKLLNNSVSPRDVVFCNLEESVQIGADKEQVDPSQEKMVEFSPKLFNNPGTPANGGIGLCGLEENLEIGVNKENIDPNEDVIYAEPSAMVMSDNQDVIQAVSEELGNKLMEENLEIGVNKENIDSNEDVIYAEPSAMVMSDNEDVIQAVSEEFRNSLMEDEVANMEDKFDLLGDVHESVNPGGTNSAHGSNIKTALNTYVTGGDILDEVHSSSFEDSDATPVQFPKTDPLRDAETSDLNLHKMFKTATAIKNADTSGVKFESSTKRSLSLTPEKMIGSSTKLLNNSGTPTNFGFCDVEENMQIGISKENIDPNEEVMHEEPSALVMSDNEGLIQAVSEELGNDLTEDEVANVDDKFDLFEDVPGSVNPGSKKNADLNTYVTDGDILDEVHSSSFEDSDVTPVQFLTTDQLREAETSDLDVHKMFETATATKNADASGVKFESSTKMSLNLTPEKVIGSSTKLLNNSGTPTNFGFCDADENLQIGANKEQVDPSQEKTMEFSPKLFNNPETPTNGGTGLWFLEENLEIGVNKENIDPNEDVMHEEPSALVMSDNEDLIHAVSEELGNDLMEDEVANVDDKFDLLEDVPGSVNPVSKKNADLNTYVTGGDILDEVHSSSFEDSDATPVQFLKTDPLREAETSVLNLHKMFETAIATKNADTGGVKFESSTKMSLSLTPEKMIGSSTKLLKNSGAPTHFGFCDVDENLQIGRNKVNIDPSDEILHAEPSLVVTSDNEEVDLSIHQMAALEACEEEMLKSSEKTCMVADPEECIGFSLNDLQASTTKGSEVETYFESTALGDVMETCNMEGCMETNMIEGENSQEENQGYSGSWKKKGSDVDDNSGANSDEEVRADELVPAVPQSSEMESCDFGLQQLFAQGEITMIEAENNQEDCVSAQREVVKFFDNSDVHDDIGRDGAKDVNQASSASWKRIRSDMDDASGASSTEQVKAGEITMIEAENNQEGCVSAQREVVKFFDNSDVHDDIGRDGAKDVNQASSASWKRIRSDMDDASGASSIEQVKAGEITMIEVENNQEDCVSAQREVVKFFDNSDVHDDIGRDGAKDVNQASSASRKRIRSDMDNASGASSIEQVKAGEITMIEAENNQEDCVSAQREVVKFFDNSDVHDDIGRDGAKDVNQASSASRKRIRSDMDDASGASSIEQVKAGELVPAVPQSSMDSCNFSLQQIFAQDTASGDQDVCPKKLDSPSKATPIASGEKNIIFTPMFNESSMMHKEMEIAMIEEENNAQWEVCKFLDTSDVHVGIGLDGAKDENQAYWASRKRKMSDVDDTSGGNSNEEVKADEFVPAVPHSSEMESCDFGFPQLFAQDTASGDEDAYQKKLDSSSKGTPTASGEKSIVFTPKLQESSMMRKKMRIEMNLSQKPATRDSVGTCDMKENIKTDKKEVDSSTVSRNKFAKRLPLQDLHQN, translated from the exons ATGGATTTCTTTGCAATGAAGAGGAAGAAGCTTCAGAGCCTTTGCAAGAAGCACGGTATTCCGGCTAATCTTAAGAATAGCGATATGGCGGAGAAACTTTCTTTGATTTACAAG GAAGAAAAGAATGAGAATCCCGGGTCACGCCGGTTACGATCTGATGTGAACAAATCAAATGTGGAAATTATAGTATTGGACTCTGACAGTGATTCTGAAGTTCAAATGGAAGCTTCAG ATACTGTTGCTGAGAAGGATTCTAATGAGAAGACCAATGTGAGCACTGAACATTTACTCGATGAGGAACCAGATCAATCTCTAACCACTTCTCCTCGAAGTGAAGTCAAATCTTCTAATCATAATATTCATCACATGGTTGATTCAG AAGAGATTAAGCAAGTTTGTAAACTTGATGATAATATTTATGTTATGGACGAAGCTGCTGCAATGTGCCTTGATGCATCAACAGCTATGAAGCATACCGATGAGGTCAAGTCCAATGATCTTAATGATATCGTGTCGCACCCGTTACGATCCGATGAAGACAAATCGAATTTGGAAATTACAGAATTGGACTCTGAAAAGGATATTGATGTTCAAATGGAAGCTTCAG ATACTGTTGCTGAGAAGGATTGTAATGAGAGAACCAATGTGAGTGCTGAACATTTACTTGATGAGGAACCAAATCAATTTATAACAACTTCTCCACTAAGTGAGGTCAAGTCCAGTGATCTTAATAATCTCGAGTCGCACCTGTTACGATCCGATGAAGACAAATCAAATTTGGGAAGTACTGACAGTGGTACTGATGTTCAAATGGAAGTTTCAG ATACTGTTGCTGAGAAGGATTGTAATGAGAGAACCAATGTGAGTGCTGAACATTTACTTGATGAGGAACCAAGTCAATTTACAACAACTTCTCCAATAAGTGAGGTCAAGTCCAGTGATCTTAATAGTTTTGGGTCCTATTCTGGATTTGGCAACTACATGATGTTGGGAGATCAGACCTCGAGTGAACGTACTGATGTTCATGAAGATACTGATCTCCATCAAGGATCAGTTGAACAATTTAACAAATCAGATGTTTATCATTGTGTAATATCCCAATCTGCTAAAACCTGCCTTGATGTGAATGTTGAGAATATTCTAGATGAGGTTCATTCGTCTAGTTTTGAAGATTCAGATGAGACTCCTGTTCAGTTTCTTGATGCTGAGAAAATGGTTGTCACAG GCACTGCTACTAGAAATGCATATACAAGCGGAGCAAAGTTTGAATCGTCACAAAAGATGAGTATAACTCCAGCTTCAAAGGAAATAGTTGGTTCATCTGCCAAGCTGCTAAATAATTCAGTGTCACCAAGAGATGTTGTATTTTGTAATTTGGAAGAAAGCGTGCAAATTGGTGCTGATAAGGAGCAAGTTGATCCTAGCCAAGAGAAAATGGTAGAGTTTTCTCCCAAGCTGTTTAATAATCCAGGGACACCAGCAAATGGTGGCATTGGACTCTGTGGTTTGGAGGAAAACTTGGAAATTGGTGTCAATAAGGAAAACATTGATCCCAATGAAGATGTTATTTATGCAGAACCCAGTGCGATGGTCATGAGCGACAATCAGGATGTTATTCAGGCTGTTTCAGAAGAACTTGGTAATAAGTTGATGGAGGAAAACTTGGAGATTGGTGTCAATAAGGAGAACATTGACTCCAATGAAGATGTTATTTATGCAGAACCTAGTGCGATGGTCATGAGCGACAATGAGGATGTTATACAGGCTGTTTCAGAAGAATTCCGTAACAGTTTGATGGAAGATGAAGTTGCGAACATGGAAGATAAATTTGATCTTCTTGGAGATGTTCATGAATCTGTTAACCCAGGTGGCACAAATAGCGCTCATGGATCAAACATAAAAACTGCTTTGAACACCTATGTGACTGGTGGAGATATTCTAGATGAGGTTCATTCATCTAGTTTTGAAGATTCAGATGCGACACCAGTTCAGTTTCCGAAAACTGATCCGTTAAGGGATGCGGAGACTAGTGATCTCAATCTTCACAAAATGTTTAAAACAG CTACTGCTATTAAAAATGCAGATACAAGTGGAGTGAAGTTTGAATCTTCAACAAAGAGGAGTTTAAGTCTTACTCCAGAGAAAATGATTGGTTCATCTACCAAGCTGCTTAATAATTCAGGGACACCAACAAATTTTGGATTTTGTGATGTGGAGGAAAACATGCAGATTGGTATCAGTAAAGAGAACATTGATCCCAATGAAGAAGTTATGCATGAAGAACCTAGTGCGTTGGTCATGAGCGACAATGAGGGTCTTATACAGGCTGTTTCAGAAGAACTTGGTAATGATTTGACGGAGGATGAAGTTGCGAACGTGGATGATAAATTTGATCTTTTTGAAGATGTTCCTGGATCTGTTAACCCAGGATCAAAGAAAAATGCTGATTTGAACACCTATGTGACTGATGGAGATATTTTAGATGAGGTTCATTCATCTAGTTTTGAAGATTCAGATGTGACACCAGTTCAGTTTCTGACAACTGATCAATTAAGGGAAGCCGAGACTAGTGATCTCGATGTTCACAAAATGTTTGAAACAG CTACTGCTACTAAGAATGCAGATGCAAGTGGAGTGAAGTTTGAATCTTCAACAAAAATGAGTTTAAATCTTACTCCAGAGAAAGTGATTGGTTCATCTACCAAGCTGCTTAATAATTCAGGGACACCAACGAATTTTGGATTTTGTGATGCGGATGAAAACTTGCAGATTGGTGCCAATAAGGAGCAAGTTGATCCTAGCCAAGAGAAAACGATGGAGTTTTCTCCGAAGCTGTTTAATAATCCTGAGACACCAACAAATGGTGGAACTGGACTCTGGTTTTTGGAGGAAAACTTGGAGATTGGTGTCAATAAGGAGAACATTGATCCCAATGAAGATGTTATGCATGAAGAACCTAGTGCGTTGGTCATGAGCGACAATGAGGATCTTATACATGCTGTTTCAGAAGAACTTGGTAACGATTTGATGGAGGATGAAGTTGCTAATGTGGATGATAAATTTGATCTTCTTGAAGATGTTCCTGGATCTGTTAACCCAGTATCAAAGAAAAATGCTGATTTGAACACCTACGTGACTGGTGGAGATATTCTAGATGAGGTTCATTCATCTAGTTTTGAAGATTCAGATGCGACACCAGTTCAGTTTCTGAAAACTGATCCGTTAAGGGAAGCGGAAACTAGTGTTCTCAATCTTCACAAAATGTTTGAAACAG CTATTGCTACTAAAAATGCAGATACAGGTGGAGTGAAGTTTGAATCTTCAACAAAAATGAGTTTAAGTCTTACTCCAGAGAAAATGATTGGTTCATCTACCAAGCTGCTTAAAAATTCAGGGGCACCAACACATTTTGGATTTTGTGACGTGGATGAAAACTTGCAGATTGGTCGCAATAAAGTGAACATTGATCCTAGTGATGAAATTCTACATGCAGAACCTAGTCTAGTGGTCACCAGTGATAACGAAGAGGTTGATCTTAGTATTCATCAAATGGCTGCTCTAG AAGCTTGTGAAGAAGAGATGCTTAAATCATCAGAAAAGACTTGTATGGTTGCTGATCCTGAGGAATGCATTGGATTTTCCCTTAATGACCTTCAAGCTTCAACTACTAAGGGCTCTGAGGTTGAAACATATTTTGAATCAACTGCACTTGGTGATGTTATGGAAACTTGTAACATGGAAGGATGCATGGAAACTAACATGATAGAGGGAGAAAACAGTCAGGAAGAAAATCAAGGTTATTCGGGGAGCTGGAAAAAGAAAGGGAGTGATGTGGATGATAATAGTGGTGCAAATTCAGATGAGGAAGTGAGAGCAGATGAGCTTGTTCCAGCGGTGCCGCAATCTAGTGAAATGGAGTCATGCGATTTTGGCCTTCAACAACTTTTTGCTCAAG GCGAGATCACCATGATTGAGGCAGAAAACAATCAGGAGGATTGCGTTTCAGCTCAGCGAGAAGTTGTCAAGTTTTTTGACAACTCCGATGTTCATGATGATATTGGCCGAGATGGAGCCAAAGATGTAAATCAAGCTTCTTCGGCAAGCTGGAAAAGGATAAGAAGTGACATGGATGATGCTAGTGGTGCAAGTTCAACTGAGCAAGTGAAAGCAG GCGAGATCACCATGATTGAGGCAGAAAACAATCAGGAGGGTTGCGTTTCAGCTCAGCGAGAAGTTGTCAAGTTTTTTGACAACTCCGATGTTCATGATGATATTGGCCGAGATGGAGCCAAAGATGTAAATCAAGCTTCTTCGGCAAGCTGGAAAAGGATAAGAAGTGACATGGATGATGCTAGTGGTGCAAGTTCAATTGAGCAAGTGAAAGCAG GCGAGATCACCATGATTGAGGTAGAAAACAATCAGGAGGATTGCGTTTCAGCTCAGCGAGAAGTTGTCAAGTTTTTTGACAACTCCGATGTTCATGATGATATTGGCCGAGATGGAGCCAAAGATGTAAATCAAGCTTCTTCGGCAAGCCGGAAAAGGATAAGAAGTGACATGGATAATGCTAGTGGTGCAAGTTCAATTGAGCAAGTGAAAGCAG GCGAGATCACCATGATTGAGGCAGAAAACAATCAGGAGGATTGCGTTTCAGCTCAGCGAGAAGTTGTCAAGTTTTTTGACAACTCCGATGTTCATGATGATATTGGCCGAGATGGAGCCAAAGATGTAAATCAAGCTTCTTCGGCAAGCCGGAAAAGGATAAGAAGTGACATGGATGATGCTAGTGGTGCAAGTTCAATTGAGCAAGTGAAAGCAGGTGAGCTTGTTCCAGCTGTGCCTCAATCTTCAATGGATTCATGCAATTTCAGCCTTCAACAAATTTTTGCTCAAG ACACTGCATCTGGAGATCAAGATGTTTGTCCAAAGAAGTTGGACTCACCATCAAAGGCTACACCAATTGCAAGTGGAGAGAAAAACATCATTTTTACTCCTATGTTCAATGAATCATctatgatgcataaagagatgGAGATTGCCATGATTGAAGAAGAAAATAATGCTCAGTGGGAAGTTTGCAAGTTTTTAGACACCTCTGATGTTCATGTTGGTATTGGTCTAGATGGAGCCAAAGATGAAAATCAAGCTTATTGGGCAAGCCGGAAAAGAAAAATGAGTGATGTGGATGATACTAGTGGTGGAAATTCAAATGAGGAAGTGAAGGCAGATGAGTTTGTTCCAGCTGTGCCGCATTCTAGTGAAATGGAGTCGTGTGATTTCGGCTTTCCACAACTTTTTGCTCAAG ATACTGCTTCTGGTGATGAAGATGCGTATCAAAAGAAATTGGACTCATCATCAAAGGGTACACCAACTGCAAGTGGAGAGAAAAGCATCGTTTTTACTCCCAAGCTCCAAGAATCATCAATGATGCGTAAAAAGATGAGGATTGAAATGAATTTGTCTCAAAAACCCGCAACAAGAGATAGTGTTGGTACTTGTGATATGAAAGAGAACATTAAAACTGACAAGAAAGAAGTCGATAGCTCGACGGTGTCAAGGAATAAGTTTGCCAAGAGGCTACCTCTTCAAGATCTTCATCAGAATTGA